One Leptospira andrefontaineae genomic window, TTCGTTTAGATCCAAGTCTTCTTTGTCTCTACCTGAATCTCCCGGTTTTCCAAGTTGTAATAAGTTGAAAGTTAGGTTCTTTAATTTTGTTATTTGGTTCCAGGTGACTGAAATTGCCTTATCTTTGATAGGCTCATCTGCATCAGGAAGTCTTGCTACTTCTATAAAGCCCTGTATGGCTGTGAGTGCATTATTGATCTCATGACCGATACTGGAAGCGATCGTAGTTAAGAATGCTCTTCTTTCCGCATCGATCAGTTTTTCAGAAATGATATTTTTTTGAGTAATATCTCTTGCGATCCCAGTATAATATGTTTTGCCGTTCAGTTCATATCTACATACGGAAATATCAAAATTGAATTTTTCTCCACTTCTGCTGACCAGTTCGGCGTTGTGTAATCTGGCGATATTATGATCGGATTTTCGGCTCATCAAATGAGTAATCCTTTCCATATACGCACCAGTATTTTCATCAGAAATTAGAAGTGTGATCTTTTGCCCTACAATTTCGTTTTCATCGTAACCGAAATTTCGGATAGTAGCTTCGTTTGCACCTCGGATAAGAAGATCCTCATCCAGTGTGATCACGCAGTCTCCCGTAGTTTCTAAAATTAAACTATTACGATAATTTAGGTCCTTGGATTGTTGCGCGAAGTGAGTCTTTTCACGGACTGCTTTTATAATCTTTTTGGATTTTCTATCTCTATCTTCTTTTTCCTTGCGGGCGTTTTCCAACGCAGCTAAGATGTTTTGTCTGCTTACAGGTTTCGAAATATAATCGAATACTCTATTTCTAAGAGCTTCTTCCGCAGTGTGAAGTTGAGGATTTCCTGTGATGAGTATGACTGGAATATTAGAATTATATTTTTTAATTTCTTTAGCGACTTCGATACCGTCTTTGCCGCCCATTAGAATATCGGAAATAACTATATCGACTGCATGATCTCTCACGATCGTCATTGCAGATTCAAAATCTTCTGCAAGAAAAACGTGATATCCTTCTCTAGAGATGACACGTTCTAAGGCGGTCCTGATTTCCGCTTCATCATCGATGATCAATACATTGGGATTTTTTTCCCTTATCATATAGTTTTAAAGAATAAGTTCATCATACCTTTCCTACAGGCACTCGGACGGTGACCTTTGTACCTTGTCCCGGATTGGATTCCAAATGAATAGTCCCGCCGTGATCAGTGATGATACGCTGAGAGATAGTCAATCCGAGTCCCGTTCCCTGTTTCGTTCTTCTGGTCGTATACAAAGGTAAAAATGCCTTTTCCGCGACTTCTGCGTTCATTCCGGGACCGTTATCTTGAATGGTAAAACTCACCATCTCTCCGTTCAAATATAATTCTTTTCGCGCAGAAACTTGTATCAATGGAATTGCCGGTTTATGTTCCATTTCGGAAATTGCGTTAACTGCATTTACTAGGCAGTTAATCAATACTTGTTCGATTTCTTGCCAAGCAACATGGATCTGAGGAAGTTCAGGATTAGTGACCCGCTTCAATTCGATTCCATTCTTTTTACAACTCACCTCGATAAGTTCACAGGCTCTTAAAAGAATAAAATATGGAGAAACCAATTCTTTCTTTCTCGGCGCTCTTCTTCCCAAATCTAAAAGACCTTTGATCAGATCTCTGATCCGCAAAGCGGCGCCTTCAATTCTCTTATATACCTTTTTTCTTTCAATCGGATCCGGATCTTCATGTTCTAAAAGATCTTCTAAGTATAATAAACTGGATTGAAGGGGATTGTTTACTTCGTGAGCGATACCCGCGGCGATCTCTCCGATAGATGCGAATTTTGCAGTCTCATACAATTGTCTGTCTAAGATCTTAGTTTGGGTCACATCGGAGAATATTAACATCGCGGCAACGGGAAAGTCTTGGTATTTTTTGAGCGGAAGGAACTTTATGGAAAAGTAATTTTCCTCTTCTCCCAATAATACCATGGAGAAATCTAAATAGGCCGCTCTTTGTGTGCGGATACATTCTTCTAATTTTACTAAAATACCTTTTTGGGCTTCTTCCGGGAAAAGGGAAGGGAACTCATCATCCACATCCACATTTAAAAATTGGAATAGGTAAAATTTCAGAATAGGGGCTACTTCTAAAACTTTTCCCTGAGGATCCAATATTACGATCCCATTATTCATGGAAGCGAATAGGTTTCTAAGTTTCATCTCGGAGGCGCGGATCAACTCTTCATTCTTCTTTTGCTCCGAAATATCTAAAAGAAGTAAAATTGTCCCGATCCTATTCCCATAATCATCTTTTAGGGAAGAAGATGCTAATAAAAATGGCACCTCATGTCTGCCTCGGATCGTGATCCTAGTCTCCGCTCTGGAGCCTAAAAGTATCATATCCATCGCTTCCGGTTCTAATTTTAGGAGTTCCCTTACTTGGACACCAATGATCTCTTCTTTAGAAATACCTAATAGAGCGCTGATATTATTATTCACATAAGTGATAAACCCTTCGTCATCTGTGGACAAAAGAGGAACTTCCAAAGAATTTAAGAGTGCTCCTTGGAATTGTAGAATTTTTGCGGTCTCTCTTCTTTGTTTTTCTATCCTTAAATATTGAAGCGAGGAAAGTAGATCTTCCACTATCTCGAAATATAGATAATTCTCCCCGGAATCGAATGCCATATTCTCTCTGGAAATGATCTGTATCCCACCGATAATTTTGCCTTCTTCCTTAATGATAAGGCTTAAGGATCTTCTGAAATCTTTTGCAACTAATGCTTCTTCCCATTCCGGATACACATTGGAGCCGAATTCATAAATATGAAATTGTTCCTTTCCATCCAAAAGAGTTTCGAAAGGAGATTTTGATTTTTTTTCTTCCCAAGCCGATTCTAAATTTTTTCTCCATTTAGAATCCAGGTCCGATTGGATTAAGATCTGATCGGTTCCATCTTCTCTTCTATAAAAACCCCAGACTAAACTATAATGAGGATTTTCTTTTAGAGTATCGCAGATCTTTTGGAAAAGTGTGCTCTCTGAACTTAAGCGAAGAGATCTTAAATTCAATTTTAGAAGGCGGAGAGTTCTTAAGATACTTTGCAAATAATATAATCTGAGTTCTATCTCTCTGATCTCTGATCTTTGGTAGATATGAAAAATTAAAGGTGAGTTTGGAGTTTCCGAGAAAGCGTTGATCGTGAAGTCGGCGAGTAGAAGTGACCCATTGCTCTTTCTTAAATTCCAAAGGAGAGAGATGCCTAATTCTTCTGCCCCATTTCCGTAATTTCCGATGCTGTCCGGGCGAGCTAGTAGATTGCTGAGGCTAAGGTTCTTTAGTTCTTCCGAATTGTAACCTAAGATCGAACATGCTTTAGGATTTGAGCCGAGTATATTATAACTTCCTGGCTCTAAGATTAGAATTCCTTCCTGGGCGGGAAAGAAGGCCTTTTCTAAGAGTAGAACTAATTCCCCGTTCTTCATGAATTGTATATAATATCGGAATTCCGTATCGTAAAATTGATTTGGATTCCTTGCTAGATTAGACTAGAGAGGGAATCATTGACCCAATCTATGGATTTTGTATACGAACTTTTTCTTCGAAATTATACCAGACAAAAAATTCGATTTATGGAGAAGGAGCTGGGATTTCAGCGCCTGCAACTTGACCTCGGTGGGCACAAAATTTTTTTCTTAAAGAGACCTTCTGCCCAAAGATCCGACAAAACTTTCTTTTTCATCCACGGACTTCTGGATTCTGCCACAGGTTTCAGAAGGTTGGCTCCTTTTTTACGAAATGACTTCAATCTTTTAGTTCCGGATATTCCTGGTTTCGGGTTAAGTCCTCTTCCTAAAGTGAAATATTTGTACCAAGTCGACGTATTTGCAGACCTTCTTTACAATTCGATCCGCAAACTCGCGTTAAACGATGTGGTTTTGGCCGGACACTCCATGGGGTCTTTGATCGCAATGATGATAGCAATTCGTGATTCTGAAAAAGAAAAAAGGATCCGGAGACTTGTGTTACTTGCGCCGGGTGGAATTCCTCATCCACAAAGAGACGAAATGAGAAAGTTACTTTTTCCCTCTAAAACGGAAGAGATAGAAAGGCTTCTCACAGCATTATATCAGGAGAATGTTCCGGAATTGGGCGGTATCGCAAAAAAAGCCCTGCTCAGTCAGTGGAATAATTTAGCACACCAATTCTTAACAGAGAATACCCTGGACAGAGAGAAGGAAATTTTCTTGGGCAAAAAACTTTCTGCAGTTTCGCAGAAGTCCTTGATCATCTCCGGAACAGAAGATCCGATCACAGATCCTCCAATGGTGAAAAAATTACATTCTTATTTAAAGAAAAGTAAATTGGTATGGATCCCGAACGCGAAACACGCTCTTCACATGGAAAGACCAAGAGAAGTAGCAGAAAGGATCAATTCTTGGCTTTGAAGATCGATATTGGTTAAGTTCCGCTCCTCGAATAGGGGAGAGGGATTGTGGCTAACCTAATGGAATAAATACTTTATTTGGAAATAAATTATTTATTATTAAAACATAATACACCTAATATTTATTCTTCTCTTCTGAAATTCTATCTATTAAATAAAAAAGACAGACATCTAAATTTAAAAAATGTGAAAAAATTTCGCATAATATTGTTACGGAAAATTCGTATCTGTCCTTGATCCGTACCTGATTTTATAAAATTTAAAAAAATCTTCCTCCCATCGTCTGAGTTTTTTGAAAAACGAATATAGAAATTAGAATCAAAAAACCGTAATACAAGGGGCCGGTTGGCGGATAGAAAATGGAAAAAGTTAAAATCGCTATAGTTGAAGACAATTTCGAGTTTGCTCATAACTGTGCAAACACTCTCTCTGTAATGGAAGAAGTGGATCAGGTTGAAGTATTTTCTTCCACCGAAGATCTATCACAAAATCACCGGGATAAATTTGATCTTGTATTTATGGACATTGTTCTTCCTGGAAAATCTGGGATTGATTATATAAAAGAAAGATCAGAGTTTGATAATGATCCAAAATACATTATGCTTTCCACGTTAGACACGGACGATGCTTTGTTACAGGCTATGAAGGCGGGTGCGGTTGGATTCGTTCTCAAAAAAGATCTGAAAGATATAAAAGAAGTAGCGAGGATGGTGATGAAAGAAGGAGGAATACTTTCTCCAGGCGCGGCAGCGAAAGTAATTTCTTTTTTCAGAAAACCTTTGATCAAAGAAACACATTCTTTAACTCCAAGAGAAAAAGAAATTTTGAATCATATCATCAACGGTTATAGAACTAAGGAGATAGCGCGTAACTTTGGAACGAAAGAAGGTACTGTCCGGATCCAGATCAAAAGTATTTTCAAAAAATTACAAGTGAACTCAAGGGTGGATCTGGTTCGCAAGTATTCTCGTTTCTAAAAATTTCACTAATCCAAAGTATCTAATTTTACTGTGACAGTTAGCATTAGTTTTTGCGACATGGAAAGATTAGTTTTATAGGAGTTCGTAATAAAAACTTAGCTAATTTAAAATAATAAGGAAACTTGCTTTCATCGGATTGTTACTAGTGTATGGTATACGACATGATGGAGATCCGAGAAACGGAATGGTCCGAAGCTCTGGCTCGTCTCGCTGTGGTAGTATCGACTTACAAACATGTTGGAAGTACTACAGACCAAGTCTTTCTGGCTTGCGAGTCATTATGGGCGGATTGGGACGACTTCGAGCCTACTGGGCCTGATTGGCTGCAAGGTTTCGAGGAATCCATGGATGAGGGAGAAATGCAATATGCTGCAACCTCCTTTTCACAAGTAAGATCCTTGTTGAGAGAAAAATTAGACGAAGTTAATCATACATTCGAGAACGGAGATGATTCTGCGATAGGTGGTTTGATCTTAGAATTGTCTGACGGAATATATTCTTTATTAAACGGACCGGAAGAACCGGATAAAACTGTAGAATCTATACTCATAGAAGCAGAAAAACTTTTAGAAATACTTTTAGAGTCCAATGATCTCAAATTCCCTGAAGATGAAAATTTATCTTCTATCGATTTGGAACTGATTTCTGATCTAGGAGAAAGGGAAATTTTAAGAGAATTGATCTCTGCATTTGAATCAGCAGTAGAATCCAAACAAAACGGAAAAGCGTTATATCTATTGATGTCCAGGATCTTTATAGTTCACTGGAGTTTTTATAGATTGAGAGTGGCTTAATTATAAATTTCTAATTTTATCCGCGCTTTCTTTTTACATCCGCCGATAATCTAATATCTTCTCTTAAATTTTCTGCCTCTTGTTGGGAGATCCCCACTTGATCTAACATGAATGTTTCGAATTTTTTTCTCCAAATTTCCAGATCTTCTTCTCCATTTAGTTTTGGAACGTAAAATGGTTCCGAAATAAAGAACTCTGCTTTTGAGAATAATTTTGGGACTGGTGTCCTATCCCAACTTTGTACAATCCTATAATGATCATATTTAGCATAATAAGATAAGATCGGAAATCCGGTCATGGAAGCTAATTGTATGATCCCTGGTTTGAGGGTGTAAACTGGGCCAGTGGGGCCATCAGGAGTGATCAGGCTGATACTTCCTTTTTTGGCATCTTGGACCAAAGCCTTTAATGCAGCAGCTCCTCCTCTTTTGCTAGAACCTCTTTTGGGTTTCATGCCAAAATGTGAGATTACTCTAGTGGCTAATTCTCCGTCCTTGGATTGAGAAGCCATGGGGACCACTTCTAAACCGTAACGTTTTACATAAAATTTATATGTGAAATCAATGACGAATGGGATTTGATTATGCCAAAGTGCTAAGAGGAATCCATGTCTTTGGAGAAGTAACTCTTCCGCTTTTTTCGGGACATGTATTTCAGTCCAACGAACAGTCATATAAATAATTTTTAATATTGTAGTGGCGATGAAGGAAGAAACCGCGATCTTCATGATCGATTTCTTCCTTGGAAAAAAGGTAATAAAAAGAGCCAGATAGAGGATAGTGCAAGCCCCACACTTTCTTTAAACCCTTCGGAATCAAGATCCGGCTTAGGATTGTCTAGGAAATTATAGAATCCCCAAACAAAATACCCTATACCGATCGATTTCCCGATACCTGCGATTAAGATCCTTCTGCCCGGATCATGAAAGAAAGAAGACCATTCCGTCGAATACAAGAGACTTACCGTTAAATAAGTCGGGATCCAAACTTGTGGTTCCGACTTAATATAACTTAGACCTGCAAATACGATCCAGGTAATTACGGTTAGAAACCTAAAAAAACCGGATAGTTTCTTTTTCATGGCTTTAAGGTAGAATTTTCCCCGGATTCAAAAGATTTTTAGGATCTAAAGCCTTCTTGATCATTCTCATTACTTCTATCTCCGCAGTAGAGCGAGAAAAATGTAAAAAGTCCTTTTTCAAAAGGCCAATCCCATGTTCCGCACTAATTGATCCATGATGTTTTTGTAATAGTTCAAACATGGAAGGATCTACTTTTTTACACTGAGAGAAAAACTCCGCATCGGAAAGATCCTTAGGTTTTACTATATTTAAGTGAAGATTTCCATCACCAATATGGCCGAAAAGTGCGATCTCAAAACCAGGATATTTAGAGGAAAGTAAAGACTGCATATCATCCAAGAAAGGATTCATATTTCGAAGAGGGAGGGATATATCGTTTTTATGAACTGTGTAATCTATAGAAATAGATTCGCTGATACCTTCTCTATACTTCCAAAAGGTTTCCGCTTGTCTGGAGTTTTGAGCTAAACTTCCATCTGTAACATAACCTTTTTCCATAATGGTTTCTAAAAAGGAGAATAGTTTTTCATCGTCGGATTCTTCAGTGATCTCGAATTCCATTAAAACATAGTACGGACTCACTTCCGAAAATGGATCAGGAACATGTAAGTGATCCATCACCTTGTCCAAACAATATTTGGTCAGAAACTCGAATGCCAGAATAGGTAAGGACATATTGTGAGTTTCTTTAAATAATTCTAATATAGAAGGGAAATCAGGAACCGCTGTGAAAAGTATACGATTGTCTGCAGGCTTTTTGGTTAGTTTTAAAGTACATTCGGTGATAATCCCCAATGTCCCTTCGGAACCTATGAATAGATGTTTAAGATCATAACCTGTATTGTTTTTCAGGATCTCACCGTTAAATTCCAGGATCTCTCCTGTTCCTGTAACTACTTTCAGACCCAAAACCCATTGGCGGATCAATCCATAGTGAACTACTCTGACCCCACCTGCGTTAGTCGCTATGTTCCCGCCTATATGAGAGGAACCTGTGGCTGCAAAATCTACAGGGAAATAAAAACCTCGTTCTTCCGCTTCTTTGTGCAGATTTTTAGTGATCATTCCTGCTTGTACGGTTAAGGATCCGAAAAATGGGTCAAAATCCAAAACCTGATCCATCTTTGTGAGAGAGATCACTATTTCCCCTGATTTAGCTACTGCTCCACCTGCGTAACCGGTTCTTCCTCCGGACGGAACGATCTTTATATCGTTCTCGAACGCGAATTTTACAATTTCTGAAACTTCTTGGGTATTTTTAGGGAATGTTAGAATTTCGTAATCCGGAACATATACTTTTGTTCTGTCTGTTCCGAAAGAAAGGAATGTCGCCTGATCCATTTGGGTTTCATCTTTGAAAAAAACCCTTTCTTCTCCCAACAGGGATTTGAGTTTGTTTTTATTATCTTGGCTAATACTCATATTTATTCCGTGAAGTTCATTCTTTCGATCTGGCTATCCACAGGCTTCTCGCCTTCCACTCTTTCTCTTTTACGATAGATCCCATCCGAAGAAAGTAGTCTGGCTTTTACATTATCCCTGATCTGAACATCTAAGATCTTTTTGATCCTATCCTTATTCTTCGCATCTAATATAGGAAATAATACCTCGATCCTTCTTTCGAAGTTTCTAGGCATACAGTCCGCAGAAGCGAGGAAAATACTTTCTTCTCCGCCTGAAAGGAAATAATAGATACGTGTATGCTCTAAAAATCTACCTACGATGGATATCACTGTAATATTTTCCGAGATTCCAGGGAGGCCAGGTTTTAAACAACAGATCCCTCTGATAATCAGCTCAATGATCACTCCAGCTCGACTAGCATTATACATTGCTAATATAATATGAGGATCAACTAAGCTGTTCATTTTGAAAATGATACGTGCAGGTTTTCCTGCTTTTGCATTTTCGGTCTCTTTTTCGATTAGAGCTAAAAAGACGGTCTTTAGATTATGCGGAGAAGCAGCCAGCTTGTTCAAGTATGGCATCTTAGCATAACTGGTGATCGTATTAAAGATTGTAGAAACATCTTCGGTAATATCTTTGTTTACTGTGAAAAAACTTAGGTCGGTATAATATTTACTGGTTGTGGAGTTATAATTTCCGGTCCCAAGATGTACATAACGTACTAGATGTTCTTCCTCTCTTCTTACGATTAGAAGCATCTTACTATGGATCTTGAGTCCTACTACTCCATATACTACGTGAACCCCTCTTTCTTCCAATTTCTGGGCCCATTTGATATTTCGTTCTTCGTCGAACCTTGCTTTTAACTCTACAAGTACTGTGACCTGTTTTCCGTTTTCTGCGGCCTGTCCTAAATATTGGATAATAGGCGAATCCCCACTTGTCCGATATAAGGTCATCTTGATCCCAAGAACTTTCGGGTCCTCGCTGGAAATCCTAAGTAGATCTTCGATTGCGCCGAAAGATTGGTAAGGGTGATGCAATAATCTATCTTTCTTTTTGATAGCGTCGAAAATTTTCTCAGGAGATTCGAATTTGAGAGTGGTCTTCTGTTGGAAGAATGTATATTTGAACTTGGAAGTATGCTCCAAACCGTAAAAATACATTGTATCACTAATATTTAATATAGAGGATACATCGAAAATTTCATGGTCTTGCAGTTCCATGAGTTCTTTTAAAGTATTTCGTACGAAAGAAGAAGTCCCTTCGTAAATGTCCATCCTGACCGCGTCTCCCCAGATACGGTTCCGGATCTCTTTTTTCATAGTGATGAGTAGGTCTTTTACGGAAGCTTCTTCGTCTATGGAGATGTCTGCGTCCCTTAAGATCCGGAAAGGATATACTTCTTTTACCGTCATTCCATAGAATAAGTCATCCACATGCAGCTTGATGATCTCTTCCAGAGGGAAAAATCTTCTAGTCTTACCTTCTCCCTTGAGTTGTAAGAACCTTGGTAATACGGATGGCACTTGCACTACCGCGAACAGATCTTTTTTAAGTCCTGTTTTTTCATCGTCCGCAGTGAGAACGATCGCTAAGTTTAAGGATTTATTAAGTATATGAGGAAATGGGTGAGACGGATCTATAGAAAGTGGAGTTAAGATCGGAGAAACATCTTCTTTATAATAATGTTTGATATCTTCTATTTCATTTTTATTTAATTCATCAGGATTTAAGATGAGATGGATCCCATTCTCTTTCATCTGTTCCAGGGTTTGGTTCAATGTTTCGTATTGAACATTTACGAAACTTCTTACCTTATTGGATAAGTCGGTTAAGATCTCAGAAGCCCTTTGGCCGTTCAGACTTTTTTCGTCGTTCCCTTCGGCTAATATATTTCGCAAACCTGCGACTCGAACCATATAGAACTCGTCCAAATTTGATTCAGTGATACATAAAAATTTCAGACGTTCGAGAAGAGGATTTTCAGGATCGTTGGCTTCTTCTAAAACCCGTTTGTTAAAATCCACCCAGGAAAGTTCTCGATCAAAAAAGATATCGGAGTTACCGATATGGATCGGTCCCTTGTTTCCATTTCCTCCACTTCCTAAGGTTTGGGTTTCGGGAGATTTGATCTTTTGGGCCACTGATTTAGTCCTACTTTCTTCTGGTTTAAAATGGACGGGTCGAGAGTCAAGTCTGCTTTTCAGGGCCAAGGAAGCGGAAGATCCTCAGATAAACCGCTCCTATTTGATTTTGTTAAACTATCAGTTTTCCTACTTTTCTTTCATCTACCAGATAAGGATTTTGAATATCTTGAGATTTAGAGATCCAAACCTTTCCAGTTTTGGGACAGATAAAAGAATAGAATTCAAACTTGGGTGCTATTTCTTTTAAGGAAGAACATAATTCCGAATATAAGAATTCTTGCTCTTCTCTTGAGCCTGCCTTTTCCAATAATTCTGCAAAGGTCAATGACTTAGCATATTTGATCCTTTCTTCGAATGAACTTTCTTTGGCTCTACGGATCATACCGGAGAGTCCTTTCGGATTTGTTCTTTTATCATTACCAGAAAGTAATTGTTCATGAAATACTGTAAGTCTTTGGAATAATCTCAACTCGGACGATTCCGCAGCTATCGGAGCGGAAACTGAAACCACGGAGGCCGCGGCTATATATGCGAATACGTTGCGCATAAAATTCTCCTATATTATAAAAATTAAATATATGCGGAGAATTTTCTAAATAATAAGTCGGATCGTGTATAAATTGGAATCGAAGGCTGAAATATGTAAGGGCGCTTCCGAATCATAAAAAGAAAGTGTAGATGCGGAACGCGCGAATAAACCTAAACTTTTCCAATAAGCGGATGTATCCTTGCTTTCTATTCTTTCGGACTCTTTTTCTAAGGCGACTAAGGTAGAAAGAACAGAATGGGAAAGTTCTAATTGAAAACTTTGTTTAGAATGTTTTGTCCCGAGAAAAGAAGTCACCGTTCCGTTAACAGAAACTGCGAACGAAAAACAGAATACAACTAGTCCAATGAAGGCCCGAGCAAACATTTAAATTTGGACCATAGATCTAAGAGAAGGGTTTCCATTTTCTTTTGAAGTAACCAGAATGTTTTCAAATTTTAATATGTATTGACCTAATCGGATCATTGCTCAAAATTTCAGCATGATTGATCCAGAATACTGTGTCGCTATGGCAGAATACAATCGTTGGCAAAACAAATCCTTACTAAATGTTTCTGAAAAATTGAAACCAGGTGAATTGGAAGAAGATAAAAAATTATTCTTTGGTTCGATGGCAAAGACATGGAATCATATCATCATGATGGATCTTTCCTGGTTGGATAGATTTCATTCTAGGCCCATCCAAAAATTGGATTTCCAAGAGATGCAATTTTCCAATCTGACAGAACTCGAAAAACTTAGGACTGAATTAGATTCGACGATTTCGGAATGGGTAAAAATCATTACCTCAGAGTGGCTGACAAAGGATCTGAAGTTTTACAGTTACATGTACAAAAAGGAGATTACATTGCCGATCTGGCTTTTGATCACTCATTTTTTCAATCATCAGACCCATCATCGCAGCCAAATCTCTACTGCATTATTACAGAGCGGACTGGATTACGGAGTCACGGATATTCCTTGGAATCCTTTTTATCCAAAATCAAAATAATTTATTCGGTAAACAAATGAAACAGATCTTTGCATTCTTTTTGATATTCATCTCTATTTCGGTTTGGAATTGTGCCTCGGTAGAAAAGGTAGAGCCTCGTAAAATAGAGAAGGTCATGAAAGTCCATGCGGGAGGAGGTCTTCGTTTGAGGATTTCTCCTAATATAGAAGCTAAAAAAATAGATTTGGTCCCGGATGGTGACGTAGTCGAAAC contains:
- a CDS encoding FAD-binding oxidoreductase; this translates as MSISQDNKNKLKSLLGEERVFFKDETQMDQATFLSFGTDRTKVYVPDYEILTFPKNTQEVSEIVKFAFENDIKIVPSGGRTGYAGGAVAKSGEIVISLTKMDQVLDFDPFFGSLTVQAGMITKNLHKEAEERGFYFPVDFAATGSSHIGGNIATNAGGVRVVHYGLIRQWVLGLKVVTGTGEILEFNGEILKNNTGYDLKHLFIGSEGTLGIITECTLKLTKKPADNRILFTAVPDFPSILELFKETHNMSLPILAFEFLTKYCLDKVMDHLHVPDPFSEVSPYYVLMEFEITEESDDEKLFSFLETIMEKGYVTDGSLAQNSRQAETFWKYREGISESISIDYTVHKNDISLPLRNMNPFLDDMQSLLSSKYPGFEIALFGHIGDGNLHLNIVKPKDLSDAEFFSQCKKVDPSMFELLQKHHGSISAEHGIGLLKKDFLHFSRSTAEIEVMRMIKKALDPKNLLNPGKILP
- a CDS encoding alpha/beta fold hydrolase, which gives rise to MDFVYELFLRNYTRQKIRFMEKELGFQRLQLDLGGHKIFFLKRPSAQRSDKTFFFIHGLLDSATGFRRLAPFLRNDFNLLVPDIPGFGLSPLPKVKYLYQVDVFADLLYNSIRKLALNDVVLAGHSMGSLIAMMIAIRDSEKEKRIRRLVLLAPGGIPHPQRDEMRKLLFPSKTEEIERLLTALYQENVPELGGIAKKALLSQWNNLAHQFLTENTLDREKEIFLGKKLSAVSQKSLIISGTEDPITDPPMVKKLHSYLKKSKLVWIPNAKHALHMERPREVAERINSWL
- a CDS encoding lysophospholipid acyltransferase family protein: MKIAVSSFIATTILKIIYMTVRWTEIHVPKKAEELLLQRHGFLLALWHNQIPFVIDFTYKFYVKRYGLEVVPMASQSKDGELATRVISHFGMKPKRGSSKRGGAAALKALVQDAKKGSISLITPDGPTGPVYTLKPGIIQLASMTGFPILSYYAKYDHYRIVQSWDRTPVPKLFSKAEFFISEPFYVPKLNGEEDLEIWRKKFETFMLDQVGISQQEAENLREDIRLSADVKRKRG
- a CDS encoding hybrid sensor histidine kinase/response regulator; this encodes MIREKNPNVLIIDDEAEIRTALERVISREGYHVFLAEDFESAMTIVRDHAVDIVISDILMGGKDGIEVAKEIKKYNSNIPVILITGNPQLHTAEEALRNRVFDYISKPVSRQNILAALENARKEKEDRDRKSKKIIKAVREKTHFAQQSKDLNYRNSLILETTGDCVITLDEDLLIRGANEATIRNFGYDENEIVGQKITLLISDENTGAYMERITHLMSRKSDHNIARLHNAELVSRSGEKFNFDISVCRYELNGKTYYTGIARDITQKNIISEKLIDAERRAFLTTIASSIGHEINNALTAIQGFIEVARLPDADEPIKDKAISVTWNQITKLKNLTFNLLQLGKPGDSGRDKEDLDLNEVVESVIEVFRKTTRLKYCEIVFERSPDKTLVHSNADQLSLLFSNIFLNSADATDNKGRIEISVGDKNHHPMVKIKDNGVGMSKDILNKIFQPYFTTKKTGQGTGLGMFVAKEIADVFGIRIEIDSEPEKGTEFRLVFPDKL
- a CDS encoding ATP-binding protein, with protein sequence MKNGELVLLLEKAFFPAQEGILILEPGSYNILGSNPKACSILGYNSEELKNLSLSNLLARPDSIGNYGNGAEELGISLLWNLRKSNGSLLLADFTINAFSETPNSPLIFHIYQRSEIREIELRLYYLQSILRTLRLLKLNLRSLRLSSESTLFQKICDTLKENPHYSLVWGFYRREDGTDQILIQSDLDSKWRKNLESAWEEKKSKSPFETLLDGKEQFHIYEFGSNVYPEWEEALVAKDFRRSLSLIIKEEGKIIGGIQIISRENMAFDSGENYLYFEIVEDLLSSLQYLRIEKQRRETAKILQFQGALLNSLEVPLLSTDDEGFITYVNNNISALLGISKEEIIGVQVRELLKLEPEAMDMILLGSRAETRITIRGRHEVPFLLASSSLKDDYGNRIGTILLLLDISEQKKNEELIRASEMKLRNLFASMNNGIVILDPQGKVLEVAPILKFYLFQFLNVDVDDEFPSLFPEEAQKGILVKLEECIRTQRAAYLDFSMVLLGEEENYFSIKFLPLKKYQDFPVAAMLIFSDVTQTKILDRQLYETAKFASIGEIAAGIAHEVNNPLQSSLLYLEDLLEHEDPDPIERKKVYKRIEGAALRIRDLIKGLLDLGRRAPRKKELVSPYFILLRACELIEVSCKKNGIELKRVTNPELPQIHVAWQEIEQVLINCLVNAVNAISEMEHKPAIPLIQVSARKELYLNGEMVSFTIQDNGPGMNAEVAEKAFLPLYTTRRTKQGTGLGLTISQRIITDHGGTIHLESNPGQGTKVTVRVPVGKV
- a CDS encoding response regulator; amino-acid sequence: MEKVKIAIVEDNFEFAHNCANTLSVMEEVDQVEVFSSTEDLSQNHRDKFDLVFMDIVLPGKSGIDYIKERSEFDNDPKYIMLSTLDTDDALLQAMKAGAVGFVLKKDLKDIKEVARMVMKEGGILSPGAAAKVISFFRKPLIKETHSLTPREKEILNHIINGYRTKEIARNFGTKEGTVRIQIKSIFKKLQVNSRVDLVRKYSRF